The following proteins are co-located in the Pseudoalteromonas sp. N1230-9 genome:
- a CDS encoding HDOD domain-containing protein, with the protein MITLDEQRLTSLKRGFHIPPKPELLDEIATEMELDDACLDRIASMISKDISLSALLLKTINSPFFGLQRTISDIKQAAMFLGLEQLNRLVTLALLKNNFVGDACISLERFWDESVEVANACVWLGHSYKSLMPVDELYSLGLFHNVGIAAMALKYRDYIDVLQHANHAKEQVITALEQARYQCDHAVIGYFIATSWHLPKPLCNVILNHHNSHFLKLSDNDHQRMAFAILKCAESMIDYARHRQHSSEWLKIKDQCFIELGVIEQEYADLLEDYLDNSMAS; encoded by the coding sequence ATGATTACGTTAGATGAGCAGCGTTTAACATCGTTAAAACGTGGCTTTCATATACCACCTAAGCCTGAACTACTCGATGAAATTGCAACTGAAATGGAGTTAGACGATGCTTGCTTAGATAGAATTGCCAGCATGATCTCTAAAGATATTAGCCTCTCTGCTTTATTATTAAAAACCATCAACAGCCCTTTTTTTGGCTTACAAAGAACGATCAGTGATATAAAACAAGCGGCTATGTTTTTGGGTTTAGAGCAACTAAATCGCTTAGTTACACTCGCATTACTTAAGAACAACTTTGTTGGTGATGCCTGCATCAGTTTAGAGCGATTCTGGGATGAGTCTGTTGAAGTAGCAAACGCTTGTGTATGGCTTGGACATAGTTACAAGTCGCTGATGCCAGTTGATGAGCTCTACTCGTTAGGCCTTTTCCACAATGTTGGCATTGCAGCAATGGCTCTAAAATACCGTGACTATATTGACGTATTACAACACGCAAATCATGCAAAAGAGCAAGTAATAACCGCTCTTGAACAAGCTCGTTATCAGTGCGACCATGCTGTTATAGGTTATTTTATTGCCACATCGTGGCACTTACCTAAGCCGTTATGTAACGTTATTTTAAACCATCATAATAGCCACTTTTTAAAGCTAAGTGATAATGACCACCAGCGAATGGCCTTTGCTATTTTAAAATGTGCAGAAAGCATGATTGACTATGCCAGACATAGGCAACATTCAAGCGAGTGGCTAAAAATTAAAGATCAGTGCTTTATCGAGTTAGGAGTTATTGAGCAGGAATACGCTGATCTTCTAGAAGATTACCTCGACAACTCAATGGCGAGTTAA
- a CDS encoding TonB-dependent siderophore receptor: MNFSLLPTATAVSLALLSNSAFAAEQTNEKETDLIEKITVNGKYIVNENIDTATGLGLSIRETPQSVTVFTAERIRDQDLDTIIDAVDNTVGLSSSKMDNIRNTMQSRGFNVSNYQIDGVPLSWSLAGDSGETSADVAIYERVEFVRGATGLLTGAGDPSASINLVRKRARNTDLTGYVDASIGSWNKKELTLDIANGLNDSGTVRGRVVAKVVDSESYIDLYEENKNIFYGVLETDLTPDTTLRVGASYQNSDPHGPVWGALPAYYTDGTAAEWDDSKTTALDWTRWETTHKNYFATVEHLFSNGWQLTANYNHSKYDKESRLFYVYGALDKETGAGLTGQRYFAFGSTEQDSVDVQLKGQYTLFEQSHDFVVGALYSKQTGETSTRDPDPIIGGSAWDAVPIDNFFDFQGDDIAEPNWTEEVTLQDDNDTVQKGFYAATRVSLTDAFKVIAGGRISSWERERYYYGDQQDYGDSGVFVPYFGALFDLNDQHRMYASYTEIFRPQNSLDANGEYLDPVDGKASEIGLKSAYFDERLQTSLAIFDIQQDNLAAEDPNFVPTAEQMSAYYGAEGTQSRGFEFEVMGEPVDGWNISAGYSHFKAEDADNNKVNTDSPRKQFKLFTTYQFVKQLPALTVGGGLNWQSKSYAQGTTRNVEQDAYTIVNLMARYNINESMDLQLNVNNLFDKKYYNYMTAGYYDLYRYGAPRNASLSFSYNF, translated from the coding sequence ATGAATTTTTCTCTACTTCCTACAGCCACAGCGGTGAGCTTAGCGCTTCTGTCAAACAGTGCTTTTGCAGCAGAACAAACTAATGAAAAAGAAACAGACCTCATAGAAAAAATTACTGTAAATGGTAAGTACATCGTTAACGAAAATATCGATACAGCGACAGGCCTTGGTTTATCAATTCGCGAGACTCCACAGTCTGTAACAGTCTTTACTGCTGAGCGTATTCGAGATCAAGATTTAGACACGATTATTGACGCAGTTGATAATACGGTTGGTTTGTCATCTTCAAAAATGGATAACATTCGTAACACCATGCAATCACGCGGGTTTAATGTGTCTAACTATCAAATTGATGGTGTGCCTTTATCGTGGAGTTTGGCAGGGGATTCTGGTGAAACGTCAGCGGATGTTGCGATTTATGAACGAGTAGAGTTTGTACGAGGCGCCACGGGTTTACTAACCGGGGCGGGCGACCCATCTGCATCAATTAATCTTGTTCGCAAACGCGCGCGTAACACCGACTTAACTGGTTACGTTGATGCTTCAATAGGAAGTTGGAATAAAAAAGAGTTAACCCTTGATATCGCGAATGGCTTAAATGATAGCGGTACAGTGCGCGGTCGAGTGGTCGCAAAAGTGGTTGATAGTGAATCATATATCGACTTATACGAAGAGAATAAAAATATCTTCTACGGTGTATTAGAGACTGACCTAACACCAGATACTACCCTGCGTGTAGGGGCGAGTTACCAGAACAGTGATCCGCATGGTCCTGTGTGGGGCGCTTTACCTGCATACTATACAGATGGCACAGCAGCTGAGTGGGATGATTCTAAAACTACGGCCCTTGATTGGACTCGTTGGGAAACAACGCACAAAAACTATTTTGCAACCGTTGAGCATTTATTTTCGAATGGTTGGCAGTTAACAGCAAATTATAATCACTCAAAATATGATAAAGAAAGCCGCTTATTTTATGTCTATGGTGCATTAGATAAAGAAACAGGGGCAGGCTTAACAGGGCAACGTTATTTTGCGTTTGGCTCAACAGAGCAAGACAGTGTCGATGTACAGCTTAAAGGTCAATACACTTTGTTTGAACAGAGCCATGACTTTGTGGTGGGTGCGCTTTACTCTAAGCAAACTGGTGAAACAAGTACTCGCGATCCCGATCCTATCATTGGTGGTAGCGCATGGGATGCGGTTCCTATTGATAACTTTTTTGATTTCCAAGGGGATGATATTGCAGAACCTAATTGGACTGAAGAAGTGACACTACAAGATGATAACGACACAGTACAAAAAGGCTTTTACGCAGCTACACGAGTTTCGTTAACTGATGCGTTTAAAGTGATTGCTGGTGGGCGTATTTCGTCATGGGAGCGAGAGCGCTACTATTATGGCGATCAACAAGATTACGGCGATTCAGGCGTTTTTGTGCCTTACTTTGGCGCACTCTTTGATTTAAATGATCAGCACCGCATGTATGCCAGCTACACAGAAATTTTTCGTCCGCAAAATAGCTTAGATGCGAACGGGGAGTATTTAGACCCTGTTGATGGTAAAGCAAGTGAAATTGGCTTAAAGAGTGCTTATTTTGATGAGCGTTTGCAAACATCTTTGGCTATTTTTGATATTCAACAAGACAACTTAGCAGCAGAAGATCCCAACTTTGTGCCAACCGCTGAACAAATGTCAGCATATTATGGCGCTGAAGGAACACAAAGTCGCGGCTTTGAGTTTGAAGTGATGGGGGAGCCTGTGGATGGTTGGAATATCTCAGCCGGCTACTCACACTTTAAAGCCGAGGATGCCGATAACAACAAAGTAAATACAGATTCACCACGTAAGCAATTTAAGTTATTTACGACCTACCAATTTGTAAAACAATTACCAGCGCTTACAGTCGGTGGTGGTCTTAACTGGCAAAGCAAGTCATATGCGCAAGGCACAACACGTAATGTAGAGCAAGATGCTTATACAATTGTAAACTTGATGGCGCGTTATAATATTAATGAATCAATGGATTTACAGTTAAATGTTAATAATCTATTTGATAAGAAATACTATAATTACATGACAGCAGGCTACTATGACCTTTACCGCTATGGTGCGCCACGCAATGCATCACTGAGCTTCAGTTATAACTTTTAA
- a CDS encoding GNAT family N-acetyltransferase — MNSIDIKTITIAEALPIRHRVLWPNKPISFCSVEGDDTASHYGAFIDKRLVCVASIYLNNNEARLRKFATLPQYQGQRIGSRVIEHILSDLKCSDVNYFRCDARKTALSFYQRFGLCSHGEPFQKSGISYLRMSVSLR; from the coding sequence ATGAATAGCATAGACATAAAAACAATTACCATAGCAGAAGCTTTACCTATTAGGCATCGCGTTTTGTGGCCAAATAAACCGATTTCTTTTTGTTCTGTTGAAGGCGACGATACGGCGAGTCATTACGGTGCATTTATTGATAAAAGGTTAGTATGTGTTGCATCTATTTATCTTAATAACAATGAGGCAAGATTGAGAAAGTTTGCTACTTTGCCTCAATACCAAGGACAAAGAATAGGTTCTAGAGTAATAGAGCATATACTGAGTGACTTGAAGTGTTCTGATGTTAATTATTTTAGGTGTGATGCACGTAAAACGGCGCTTTCTTTTTATCAGAGATTTGGCTTGTGCTCACATGGCGAGCCATTTCAAAAATCAGGTATTTCATATCTTAGAATGTCTGTTTCTTTGCGTTAA